CAAGGTCAGCGTTGCCCACCGAAAATTATTAATGAATAAGGAATAAACTGTTCTCATAAGATTGACAAAGAAATAAGGAATGACTATAATCCAACATATAACGGAATTAACGAAAAATTGTTGATGGAACCAAGTATGTTTAAGCCCTTCAAAAACCGTGCAGACAGTTTTTGTGCACGAATAAGAGAGAAGTCTCCTTAGGCTGAAAGAGACTTTTGAAGAAGAGAAACAGAAAGCTAGTCCGGAATGCAGGAAAAACCCTGCCGTTTAAACCGCGTTAAGGTTTCTGAGGTGGCGAAGGCAGTAGCTTTCGCAATCAGGGTGGTACCGCGAGTTAAGCTCTCGTCCCTGTTTATGGGGATTGAGGGCTTTTTTGTGTACAATTTTATAAGGAGGAACAAAAAATGAAGTATATGACAGGCGCAGAGATTCGACAAATGTTTTTGGATTTCTTTCAAGAAAAAGGACATAGGGTTGAACCTAGTGCATCCCTTGTACCGGTAGAGGATCCGACCCTTCTTTGGATCAACTCAGGTGTAGCAACATTGAAGAAGTATTTTGACGGTCGCGTGATTCCGGATAATCCGCGCATCACGAACGCTCAGAAATCCATCCGGACAAATGATATTGAGAATGTAGGGAAAACAGCCCGCCATCACACATTCTTTGAAATGCTCGGCAACTTCTCCATCGGTGAATACTTCCGTGAAGATGCCATCAAATGGGGATGGGAGCTTCTTACATCTGAGAAATGGTTCGCAATGCCGAAGGAAAAGCTCTACATCACTTACTATCCTGCAGATACTGATACGTACGATGTTTGGAAGAGCTTAGGTGTACCGGATGACCATCTCATCCCGCTTGAAGATAACTTCTGGGAAATCGGTGAGGGCCCATCAGGACCGGATACAGAAATTTTCTTCGATCGCGGCACGAAGTATGACCCTGAGAATATTGGAATCCGCATGATTGAAGAAGATATCGAGAATGACCGCTACATTGAGATCTGGAACATCGTGTTATCTCAATTCAACGCGAATCCTGAAATCCCGCGCAGCGAATATCCTGAGCTGCCTAAGAAAAACATTGATACAGGGATGGGCTTAGAGCGTATGGCCTCCATCTTCCAGGATGGTGAGACGAACTTTGATACGGATCTATTCCTGCCAATCATATATAAGACAGAAGAGATTTCTGGTCAAAAATACCGCACAACACGTGAAAAGGATGTTGCATTCCGCGTGATTGCCGACCATATTCGGACTGTAGCTTTTGCTGTCGGTGACGGGGCTCTTCCATCTAATGAAGGGCGCGGCTATGTCCTTCGCCGATTGCTTCGCAGGGCAGTGCGCTTCGCGAAGAAAATCGGGATCAATAAGCCGTTTATGTATGAGCTTGTTCCAATCGTGGCGGATATCATGGTTGATTACTACCCTGAAGTGGAAAAGAACAAAGACTTCATCGCTAAAGTAATCCGCAATGAAGAGGAGCGTTTCCATGAAACCCTTCATGATGGTCTTGCTATTTTAGCCGAGGTCATCCAAGCAGAGAAGAAGAAGGGCAGCGATACCATCAGCGGTTCTGATATCTTCCGTTTGTATGATACGTATGGATTCCCGGTTGAACTGACAGAGGAATATGCAGAAGATGAGGGCATGAAAGTCGACCATGCTGGTTTTGAGAAGGAAATGGAAGCTCAACGTGCACGTGCGCGTGCAGCCCGTCAGGATGTTGATTCCATGCAGGTTCAAAGCGGAATTCTTGGTGATATCAAAGTGGCTAGTGAATTCGTCGGCTATGGGACACTTGAGTGCGAGGCGATGGTCAGTATCATCATCAAGGATGGCGAAATAGCTGAGGATGCAATGGCAGGTGAAGAAGTTCAAATCATCTTGGACAAAACGCCATTCTACGCTGAGAGCGGCGGACAAATCGCAGATAGAGGGTTCTTTGAGAACGATGACTTGCGCATCTTTATCAAAGATGTCCAAA
This DNA window, taken from Pradoshia eiseniae, encodes the following:
- the alaS gene encoding alanine--tRNA ligase, with protein sequence MKYMTGAEIRQMFLDFFQEKGHRVEPSASLVPVEDPTLLWINSGVATLKKYFDGRVIPDNPRITNAQKSIRTNDIENVGKTARHHTFFEMLGNFSIGEYFREDAIKWGWELLTSEKWFAMPKEKLYITYYPADTDTYDVWKSLGVPDDHLIPLEDNFWEIGEGPSGPDTEIFFDRGTKYDPENIGIRMIEEDIENDRYIEIWNIVLSQFNANPEIPRSEYPELPKKNIDTGMGLERMASIFQDGETNFDTDLFLPIIYKTEEISGQKYRTTREKDVAFRVIADHIRTVAFAVGDGALPSNEGRGYVLRRLLRRAVRFAKKIGINKPFMYELVPIVADIMVDYYPEVEKNKDFIAKVIRNEEERFHETLHDGLAILAEVIQAEKKKGSDTISGSDIFRLYDTYGFPVELTEEYAEDEGMKVDHAGFEKEMEAQRARARAARQDVDSMQVQSGILGDIKVASEFVGYGTLECEAMVSIIIKDGEIAEDAMAGEEVQIILDKTPFYAESGGQIADRGFFENDDLRIFIKDVQKAPNGQNLHTAIVEYGLLKEGTKGHANVDATNRGKITKNHTATHLLHQALKDVLGTHVNQAGSLVQPDRLRFDFSHFGQVTAEELEQIEQIVNDKIWKNIDVTISNKALAEAKAMGAMALFGEKYGDVVRVVQVGDYSLELCGGCHVQNTSAIGLFKIVSESGIGAGTRRIEAVTGESAYMQLKEQISILREAAVKVKASPKDLPGKIDSLLVEVKELQKENESLAAKLSNIEAGNIQSKAEEINGVTVLSAKVQAQDMNNLRNMADDLKQKLGSSIIVLGSVQGDKVNLIAAVTKDLVDKGYHAGKIIKEVATRCGGGGGGRPDMAQAGGKNPNELDAALAAVKELVEAH